GATCAGGGTCACGACCCAGAACGCCAAACCGCTTAGTCCGCCGCCCAGCACCATCCACCCGATCGGTGGCCAGATATTGGTTTTCTCGGTCGGTGCGGGGGCCTTGGCGCTGCGGATCAGAGCATCCTGTGCCATCTGTGGCAGGTGCGGACCAAAGCGCGAAAGGATACGCAGCGTGCTGGCCAGATCGCGCAGCAGTGCCTTTGGCCCCATGCTTTCGGTAATATATGCCTCGACGATCGGGCGGGCATCCTGCCAGATATCAACTTTGCCATCCAGGGACCGCGCGACACCTTCGACGACGACCATCGTGCGTTGCAACAGGATCAGCTCGGTCCGAGTTTCCATGCCAAAGCGTTCGGTGACCTCGAACAGATACGACAGCAAATGCGCCATCGAAATCCGGCTTGCATCCATGCCGAAAATCGGTTCGCCCACAGCCCGCAGGGCGCGCGCAAATTCATCGACGTCCTGATCGGCGGGCACATAGCCTGCCTCGAAATGGACTTCGGCAACACGTTTGTAATCCTTGCGGATAAAGCCAAACAGAATTTCGGCATAAACGCGGCGAGTGTATTCATCAATCCGCCCCATGATCCCGAAATCATAGGCAATGATATCGCCATTCGCTGCAACCTTCAGGTTGCCCTGATGCATATCGGCATGGAAAAATCCATCGCGCAGCGCATGGCTCAGGAATAATTGCAGCACCCGTTTGGCCAGGTCCGGGCGGTCATGGCCCGCGGCGTCCAGCGCGGCGATATCGCCAATGCTGACACCCTCGGCCCAGCCCAGCGTCATGACGCGGCGCGCAGAATAGTGCCACTTGATCGCGGGCACCTGAAATCCGGTGTCATCAACGGTGTTGGCCGCAAACTCTCCCGCAGCCGAACTTTCAAGCCGCAAGTCAAGCTCTCCGCGCACGATCCCTTCGAAATGCGTGATCACATCCATTGGCCGCAACCGGCGCGAGGCGGGTGACAGGATTTCAATCATCCGCGCGGCGAAATAAAAGGCGTCGATATCCTTGCCAAAGGCGCGCTCGATCCCCGGACGCAGCACCTTGATGGCGACAGGTTCGCCGGTTTCGACCAGCACAGCCTTGTGCACCTGCGCCAGAGAAGCGGCGGCAACCGGTTCCGAAAAATCGCGAAATATCTGGGCCAGCGGGTGGCCAAGCTCCTTTTCCACCTCGGCCTTGGCGACAGCCGTTGGAAAGGGCGCAAGCCGGTCTTGCAGCACGCGCAACTGGTCCGCCAAGTCCTCGCCAACGACGTCAGGACGGGTCGAAAGCACCTGCCCGAACTTGATATATGCGGGGCCAAGTGCTGTCAGCGCGCGGGTCGCGGGCGGTAGCGCCGGATCGCCGCGATACCCAAGCCATTTGAACGGCCATGCAAAGGCGCGGGCCGTGGCGCGCAAAAGCCGCCCCGCCTCAAAGGCATCAAGCACAACGTTCATCGCGCCCGCCCGCTCAAGGGTCGCACCCGTGCGGATCAGCCGCCAGATGTTGTGGGGTCCACGCATAGTCTAAAGCTTCCAA
This portion of the Octadecabacter sp. SW4 genome encodes:
- the ubiB gene encoding 2-polyprenylphenol 6-hydroxylase, which encodes MRGPHNIWRLIRTGATLERAGAMNVVLDAFEAGRLLRATARAFAWPFKWLGYRGDPALPPATRALTALGPAYIKFGQVLSTRPDVVGEDLADQLRVLQDRLAPFPTAVAKAEVEKELGHPLAQIFRDFSEPVAAASLAQVHKAVLVETGEPVAIKVLRPGIERAFGKDIDAFYFAARMIEILSPASRRLRPMDVITHFEGIVRGELDLRLESSAAGEFAANTVDDTGFQVPAIKWHYSARRVMTLGWAEGVSIGDIAALDAAGHDRPDLAKRVLQLFLSHALRDGFFHADMHQGNLKVAANGDIIAYDFGIMGRIDEYTRRVYAEILFGFIRKDYKRVAEVHFEAGYVPADQDVDEFARALRAVGEPIFGMDASRISMAHLLSYLFEVTERFGMETRTELILLQRTMVVVEGVARSLDGKVDIWQDARPIVEAYITESMGPKALLRDLASTLRILSRFGPHLPQMAQDALIRSAKAPAPTEKTNIWPPIGWMVLGGGLSGLAFWVVTLI